TATTTTATTGTAATTGTTGGTTTATATTTATCTGATGATAGTTTTATTATTGGTTTTATTTTAATTGTGGTAGGTATTTTATCACTTTTAAAAGTTTCCTATCAAGATATAATTAGTTTTGCTGTTAATATTAAAGATATTTTCAAAAAAGACAATTAAGATCAAGGAATTTACCCACCGTGTAATGAATTACACGGCTAATAGATTTACGTTCAATAAATTGAACTAAGATTATTTTTAAGTGACTGATAAGGCTTTAAACCATTCCCTCTTTCCTTTTCTCTATCTCAACGACACTACTAATGAGTGCAACCCTTCATTATTAATTCATTAACTCTTCGTATTTTTTTCCGGCTTGTTGCCAAGTGAAATTTTGTTCTATCATTAGACGGGCATTTTGAGCCATTTCTTGACATAAATCAGGGTTTTCAAATAATAAACTGATTTTTTCGATATATTCTTCGATTTTATTCGCCCTTAAAGCCGATAAAGGTTTATCCACTTGCAATCCTTCTAATCCTCTGTCGCTACCCACCACAGGAATCCCCGCCGCCATGGCTTCCAGCGTTTTATTTTTGATGCCAAAACCGCTACGCATGGGAATAACTGCCACAGATGCTTGATGTAAATAATCCACCATTTTTGGTACTTTTCCTGTTACTGTTATCCCTTTTTTCTCTCCTAAAGCGAGGATGGAGGGCGCTGGATTTGCTCCCACAATTAGTAATTGTGTATCATCATATATGTCTTGAATCAACGGTAACACTTCTAAGCTAAAGTGGAGGGCGCTGTCAATATTAACAGAATAATCCATCCCCCCAGCGATAATTAATTGATGGTTAGAGATAATAAAATCACGAAAAGGAAACAACTCTAAATCAACCCCATTGGGTATCACTGAAATCTCAGATTTACCAGAAATTTTGGCAATAGATTCTTTATCTTCATCAGTTGTTACCACTAATTGACTAAACTTTTGGCAATATCTTTTCTCATAACGGTATAGTAAAGGTAAGTATAGAAGGTCTCGCCAACCATTTTCAGCCGTTCCTGTTAATAGCTGACTTTCACAAGTGCGATATACTGAACTGTGAATGTTAACTATGGTTTTCACTTTATTTTGCCAATGACTTTTTATGTAAATTTCATTAACGATGTGTTCGCAAGTTATCACATCAAAGCGCCCTTCACTCAAAGCCTGATTAATCCATAATTGAATATGGGGATGATAACTAGATTTTACATTGGGGGGAGTAGCAGAAATAATGAACTTAGCAAAACGAGCAAATTTTCCTAGTAATCCTTTTTTATCTACTTCTTCAAGTTGAGAAAAAATAAATAAATCTTTGACATAATACTTTAATTCTTCAATTTCTTCATTAATGATACTCTCATCAATCTGAGTAACTAAAGTAACATTGTGATATTGATGTAAATACTTTAACAAATTAAAAGTTCTTACTTGAGTACCTCCCCTTGTAGGTGGATAAGGAAAAGTATTAGAAATCATTAAAATATTAGCCATTAATTAATTCTAGGTATAAAATATTAACATTGCTGAATCAAGGTATGAAAGTAAAAACTCAATAATCTGGAATACTTACTATTTAATCATTTAACGATATTCCATAAAGATGAATCATACTCAAAATCAGCAACACCTCATTGAAGATAAAAATAATTTAAAACAATATTTTTAATTCATAAGCAACAATAAGGGGGATTATTCCCCCTCTATAAATTACATTCGACTAAGAATTTTTTGGACTATTTCTACACCTGTCAGCGCCTGCCACCCAAAAATAAGCAACATGGTCATATTTAAACCAACATGACTAAAACGAGCAACACCGTTACCCTTCTGCATATAAGGCACAAGAGAAGCGGAAATAATTACCATCGCCATCATACCTAAACCGCCCAATAAATGAGGACCAACAAATAACTTACCATTGTTAATGTAAGTTACTGCCATACCGCCGAGAGTCCCTAAAACAATTAACGCCATAAAAAGTGAACCCACTTGATGATGACGATTGATGAAATTACCCTTAATTAATTCTTTTCGTGTTTCCTTATCGGCTTGACGAAGTTTTTTAACTTTTACTCCCAAATAGAGAGCATATACTGCCATACCCAATAATACCCACATGAGAATAGGATGTCCAAACTGTGACCAAACCTTAACTGATTCTGGAAGTGTCAAATCCATAATTATTTCCTCAATAAATGCCAAACTAAAACTTAATATAAATTAACATAACATTTAGAGGTAGTAAATGCCGTAATCATAACCATGATGCACAGAGTAACGAGATTGTGTCACAATCAAGAAAAGATTGTTTAAGATTCATCAGAATAAAAATGAACTCACCAATTCAAGCAGTACAAGCACCCTATAGAGGAGATGCTTATTCTCGTACTCCTCCCCCAGATTTGCCCTCTCTATTACTCAAAGAGAGAATTGTTTATTTAGGTTTACCTTTGGTATCTCCTGATGAATATAAGGATCAGTTGGGTATAGATGTGACAGAATTAATTATCGCTCAATTATTGTTTTTACAATTTGACGATCCGGATAAACCCATTTATATGTATATTAATTCTACTGGCACCTCTTGGTATGGTGGAGATTCTATTGGTTTTGAAACAGAGGCTTTTGCCATTTGTGACACCATGAGTTATATCAAACCTCCTGTTCATACTATCTGTTTAGGTCAAGCTATGGGGACGGCTGCTATGATTTTGGCTTCTGGTACTAAGGGTTGTCGGTCTAGTTTACCCAATGCTACCATTATCCTACATCAGTCACGGCAAGGGGCGCAAGGACAAGCTACGGATATTCAAATTCGTGCTAGAGAAGTTATCGTCAATAAAAGAGTGATGTTAAATATGTTGGCTGACAAAACTGGGCAACCTCTGGAAAAAATTGAAAAAGATACGGATCGTATGTTTTATATGAATCCTTATCAGGCTAAAGAATATGGTCTGATTGATCGAGTGTTAGAAAGTAGTAAGGATTTACCAGCTCCTGTTTTGGCAGGGATTTCTTAAAAGTTCTTGGTAATAAATCTACTTACTAAAAAGTAAGTGCAATTGAGTAGTACAGTATTAAATCAAGAGGAAAAATCATGCCTATTGGAGTACCTAGAGTTCCGTATCAGATGCCCGGTCAACCTTACAGCGACTGGGTGAATATTTATGATCGTCTTTATCGTGAGCGTATTATCTTTTTGGGTAGAGGAGTTAATGATAGTCTGGCGAACCAAATTATTGCGGTGATGCTTTATCTTGATTCGGAAGATAATAATAAACCTATTTATCTCTATATCAACTCTCCGGGCGGTTCTGTGACGGCTGGGATGGCTATTTATGACACCATGCAACATATTAAGTCAGAAGTAGTTACTATCTGTGTCGGTTTGGCAGCCTCCATGGGTGCTTTTTTACTGACGGCTGGGGCGAAGGGTAAGCGCTTGGCGTTGCCTCATTCTCGGATTATGATTCACCAACCTTTAGGGGGAATTCAAGGACGCCGTCAGGCTACGGATATTGAGATTGAGGCTAAGGAAATTTTGCGCA
Above is a genomic segment from Cyanobacterium sp. T60_A2020_053 containing:
- a CDS encoding ATP-dependent Clp protease proteolytic subunit, producing MNSPIQAVQAPYRGDAYSRTPPPDLPSLLLKERIVYLGLPLVSPDEYKDQLGIDVTELIIAQLLFLQFDDPDKPIYMYINSTGTSWYGGDSIGFETEAFAICDTMSYIKPPVHTICLGQAMGTAAMILASGTKGCRSSLPNATIILHQSRQGAQGQATDIQIRAREVIVNKRVMLNMLADKTGQPLEKIEKDTDRMFYMNPYQAKEYGLIDRVLESSKDLPAPVLAGIS
- a CDS encoding glycosyltransferase; translation: MISNTFPYPPTRGGTQVRTFNLLKYLHQYHNVTLVTQIDESIINEEIEELKYYVKDLFIFSQLEEVDKKGLLGKFARFAKFIISATPPNVKSSYHPHIQLWINQALSEGRFDVITCEHIVNEIYIKSHWQNKVKTIVNIHSSVYRTCESQLLTGTAENGWRDLLYLPLLYRYEKRYCQKFSQLVVTTDEDKESIAKISGKSEISVIPNGVDLELFPFRDFIISNHQLIIAGGMDYSVNIDSALHFSLEVLPLIQDIYDDTQLLIVGANPAPSILALGEKKGITVTGKVPKMVDYLHQASVAVIPMRSGFGIKNKTLEAMAAGIPVVGSDRGLEGLQVDKPLSALRANKIEEYIEKISLLFENPDLCQEMAQNARLMIEQNFTWQQAGKKYEELMN
- a CDS encoding ATP-dependent Clp protease proteolytic subunit, coding for MPGQPYSDWVNIYDRLYRERIIFLGRGVNDSLANQIIAVMLYLDSEDNNKPIYLYINSPGGSVTAGMAIYDTMQHIKSEVVTICVGLAASMGAFLLTAGAKGKRLALPHSRIMIHQPLGGIQGRRQATDIEIEAKEILRIKDDLNRIMAFHTGQDVAKIAKDTDRDFFMSAEEAKNYGLIDKVIEDRV
- a CDS encoding DUF4079 domain-containing protein; amino-acid sequence: MDLTLPESVKVWSQFGHPILMWVLLGMAVYALYLGVKVKKLRQADKETRKELIKGNFINRHHQVGSLFMALIVLGTLGGMAVTYINNGKLFVGPHLLGGLGMMAMVIISASLVPYMQKGNGVARFSHVGLNMTMLLIFGWQALTGVEIVQKILSRM